A window of Pseudomonas alcaliphila JAB1 genomic DNA:
CAGGCGCTCGAAGTTGGACGAGACCATGATGTCCATGGACGGCGACAGCGTCGCGTGCAGGGTTTCCTTGACGTACTGATTGCCGCTCATGAAGCGGTGCAGGATGTCATTGCGGTTGGTGGCGACGATCAGTTGGCTGACCGGCAGGCCCATGTTGCGCGCCAGGTAGCCGGCGAAGATGTCGCCGAAGTTGCCGGTCGGCACCGAGAAGGCGATGGAACGCGCCGGCGCGCCAAGCTGCAGCGCAGCGTGGAAGTAGTAGACGATCTGGGCCATGATCCGCGCCCAGTTGATCGAGTTGACCGCTACCAGACGTGTGCCCTTGAGGAAGCCCTGGTCGGCGAAGCTGGCCTTGACCATCTCCTGGCAGTCGTCGAAGTTACCTTCGATGGCGATGTTGTGGATGTTCTCACCCAAAATAGTGGTCATCTGCCGGCGCTGCACCTCGGACACACGGTTGTGCGGGTGCATGATGAAGATGTCGACGTTGTCGCAGGCCTTGCAGCCTTCGATGGCCGCCGAACCGGTGTCGCCGGAGGTAGCCCCCATGATCACCACGCGCTCACCGCGCTTGGCCAGTACGTGATCGAGCAGACGACCGAGCAGTTGCAGGGCGAAATCCTTGAACGCCAGGGTCGGGCCGTGGAACAGCTCCAGCACCCACTCGTTGCCGTTGAGCTGACGCAGCGGCGCGACAGCATTGTGCTCGAACACCCCGTAGGTTTCTTCGAGAATCTTCTTGAAGTCGGCATCGGCGATGGAACCGGCAACGAACGGGCGCATCACCCGGAAGGCCAGCTCGTGATAGGGCAGGCCCGCCCAGGAAGCGATTTCCTCGACGGTGAAGCGCGGCAGATTCTCCGGCACGTAGAGGCCACCGTCGCTGGCCAGACCAGCCAGCAGCACGTCTTCGAAATTCAGGGCCGGCGCCTGGCCGCGGGTACTGATATAGCGCATGGGATAAACCTTCGTTCTGCAGCACCCGCAGACCAGAGGCCTGCGGGTGGACACGGGATTAGTTGAGCTGTTCGACGCGCAGACGCACGACCGGCGAGGTCACGCCATCCAGCGCTTCCATGGCGGCGATGGCCTCGATGATACGCGCCTCGACCACACGGTGGGTCACGAGGATCATCGGCACCAGACCGTCCTGCTCCTCGACTTCCTTCTGCATGATCGACTCGATGTTGATGCCGCGCTCGGAGAGGATGCTCGCCACCTGCGCCAGCACACCCGGATGATCCTTGGCCTGGATGCGCAGGTAATAGGCGCTCTCGCACTCCTCGATGGGCAGGATCGGGTGATCGGACAGCGAATCCGGCTGGAAGGCCAGATGCGGCACACGGTTGGTCGGATCGGTGGTCAGCGCACGCACCACGTCCACCAGGTCGGCCACCACCGCCGAAGCGGTCGGCTCCATGCCGGCACCGGCACCGTAATAGAGGGTGCTGCCAACCGCATCGCCGTTGACCATCACTGCATTCATCACGCCGTTGACGTTGGCGATCAGGCGATCGGCCGGAATCAGCGTCGGGTGCACGCGCAGCTCGATGCCTGCATCGGTGCGGCGAGCGACACCCAGGTGCTTGATGCGATAGCCCAACGCCTCGGCATAGTTCACGTCGACCGTGGTCAGCTTGGTGATGCCCTCGGTGTAGGCTTTGTCGAATTGCAGCGGGATGCCGAAGGCGATGGACGCCAGGATGGTCAGCTTGTGCGCGGCATCGATGCCTTCTACGTCGAAGGTCGGGTCGGCCTCGGCATAACCCAGCGCCTGCGCTTCCTTGAGCACGTCTTCAAAGGCACGGCCCTTCTCGCGCATCTCGGTAAGGATGAAGTTACCGGTGCCGTTGATGATGCCGGCCAGCCAGTTGATGCGGTTGGCCGACAGGCCTTCGCGAATCGCCTTGATCACCGGGATGCCGCCGGCCACAGCCGCTTCGAAAGCGACGATCACGCCCTTCTCGCGCGCCTTGGCGAAGATCTCGTTACCGTGCACGGCGATCAGCGCCTTGTTGGCAGTGACCACATGCTTGCCGTTGTCGATGGCCTTGAGCACCAGCTCCTTGGCCAGGGTGTAGCCGCCGATCAGCTCGATAACGATGTCGATCTCGGGGTTGTTGACCAGCTCGAACACATCGCTGGTCATGGCAATGCCGGTGGTGTCGTACTGCGGCTTGGGCGAACGAATGGCGATCTGGGCAATCTCGATGCCGCGACCGGCGCGCCGAGTAATCTCCTCGGCATTGCGCTTGAGTACATTCAACGTACCGCCACCAACGGTGCCCAACCCACAGATGCCCACTTTGACCGGCTTCACACTCAATTCCCCATCAGCACTGCACGAAACGGCCGGAGCATGCCCCGGCCGCAGATAAAGAGCCGCACCTTACGAAGCGGCTGTTTGTTAGTCAATCCACCGTCAGTCGTTAGACTCCAGCGCAATCTTCGCTAGCTGCGGCGCCGGCTGGTAGCCCGGAATCATCTTGCCGTTGGCCAGAACGATGGCCGGCGTGCCATTGACCCCGATCATCTGACCGAGCTGGTACTGCTTGGCCACCGGGTTGTCGCAGGAAGCATCGGCCACCCCCTGGCGAGCCTTGGCGCGATTCATCGCGTCCTGCTGATCCTTGGCGCACCAGACGCTGACCAGCTCCTTGGCCGCCGGGCTGTTCAGCCCCTGACGCGGGAAGGCGACATAACGCACTTCGACACCCAGACGATTGAGCTCCGGCACTTCGCTATGGAGTTTCTGGCAATAGCCACAGTCGGTATCGGTGAACACGGTGATATGGGTCTTCGGCGCCTTCGGCGCGAACACCACCATTTCCTTGGCCGGAATGGCGTTGATCTGCTTAGCCACGGCGCGGCTTTCTTCGATCTCGGTCAGGTTCACGGCCTTGCCGTCCTTGACCTGAAACAGATAGCCCTGAATCAGGAACTGGCCATCAGCGCTGGTGTAAAGCTGACGACCGCCTTCCAGTTGAACCTGATAGACACCGGGCATCGGGCTCTCGGCAATGGCCTCGATCGGCAAGCTACCGTCGAGCGACTTCAGCGTCTGACGGATAACCTGATCGGGATCAGCCGCCAGAGTGACGCTGCTGCCCAGCGCGAGCGCCAGGGCAATGGAAATACGGGTCAGGGACATGAACACTCCTGTCGAACGACGGACCGGTGAAATCGCTACAGCCTACCACAGATGGCGTCCCAGACAGCCGACCAGCTAGCAGACGGCACATCAGCTGATCGCCAAACTCCTGAGAACGCTCAACCGCACCTCGACCGAAACACACCCTGGACCAGCGCTTATGCCAATGACCCGTAGCGCATATAGCAAAATCTTCCATGCATTTATATTGCGCACTAATGTTTTGCGCAATATAGTTCGCTCCGTGGAAACGGTTAGCGCACAAAAGATTAGCAAGCCAATCCATCACTACCCCACCGACAAGGATCAATGCCATGACTATCGAAAACGTTCTCTACCGTGCAACCGCTGAAGCCTTTGGTGGCCGTGAAGGCCGCGCTGTCTCTTCCGACGGCATCCTCGACATCGCCCTGTCCACCCCGAAAGAACTTGGTGGCGCTGGCGGTAACGGCACCAACCCGGAGCAGCTGTTCGCCGCCGGTTATTCCGCCTGCTTCCTCGGCGCCCTGAAATTCGTCGCCGCCCGCGACAAGCTGAGCATCCCGGCTGACACCTTCATCGAAGGCACCGTCGGCATCGGCGCCATCCCCACCGGCTTCGACATCGAGGTGGAACTGCGCATCAGCCTGCCCGGCCTGACCCAGGAAGCCGCACAAACCCTGGTGGATCGCGCGCACATCGTTTGCCCGTACTCCAACGCCACCCGCGGCAACATCGACGTCACCTTGACCATCGTCTGACAGTTAGCAGCCAGCGCTTGCGGCCACAGCCCGAGCGCAGCCCCAAGAGGAGAACCACCATGAAAACCCGCACCCTGTTCGCCACCGCCCTGACTGCCCTCGCGCTCAGCGCGTCGCTCACCACCCTCGCCCACAGCGCCGAGGCCACGCCCTACCGCTACGGCCAGAACCTGGATATCGCCAAGGTGATTTCTATCGACGAGCCCAACAGCTCGCAGTGCGAAGTGGTCACGGCAACGATGACCTACCGCAACAGCGCGGGTGACGTGGAAGTGCTCGATTACAAACAGCTTTCCAGCGCCTGCGCTAGCCAGAGCTGATCGACAAGAACAACTCGATGCCCGAGTCGAAGCAATTGAATAAAACCAAACCCCGCACCGGCAACGGTGGCGGGGTTTGGTGTTTTCAGACGTCAGCCGCGCGGGTGGTGCTGCGCGTGCAGCTCCTGCAAGCGTGCACGTGCAATGTGGGTGTAGATCTGCGTGGTGGACAGATCACTGTGACCCAGCAGCATCTGCACCACCCGCAGATCGGCGCCGTGATTGAGCAGATGCGTGGCAAAGGCGTGGCGCAATGTGTGTGGCGACAACGCCTTGCTGATGCCTGCGACCTGGGCCTGATGCTTGATACGATGCCAGAAGGTCTGCCGAGTCATCTGCTCGCCACGCAGACTGGGAAACAGCACATCGCTGGGTTTGCCGCCCAGCAACAGCGGACGCGCCTCGCGCATGTAGCGCTCGATCCAGGCAATAGCCTCTTCACCCAACGGCACAAGACGCTCCTTGCTGCCTTTACCGAACACCCGCAACACGCCCTGACGCAGATTGACCTGCTCCAGCGTCAGACCGACCAGTTCGCTGACACGCAAACCGCAGGCGTAGAGCACCTCGAGCATGGCGCGATCACGCAGGCCGATGGGGTCATCCAGGTCCGGCGCCTGCAGCAACGCCTCGACATCCGCTTCGGACAGTGACTTGGGCAGTGGCCGACCGATCTGCGGCAACTCGATCTGCAAGGTCGGATCTTCACTGATCAGCGTTTCGCGCAGCAAAAAACGGTAGAAGCCACGCACCCCTGAGAGAAAACGCGCCGTGGAACGAGCCTGATAGCCCTGCTCCAGACGCCAGGCCAGATGATCGAGAATGGCCTCGCGACCGACATGCTGCAGTGCCAGGCCGCGCCCATCGAGCCAGGCATTGAAGTGCTCCAGATCACTGCGATAGGCAGCCTGAGTGTGGGCCGAAAGGCCCTTTTCCAACCACAACGCCTCAAGGAAGCGCTCGATTAGAGGGTGAGTCAGCGCAGGCATCGATTGACCTTCAATTACACGGCAGGCAAGTGTTCCACAGCCTACACCCGACGCACCAGCAGGCCAGCCTGACGATCAGACAGGCATCTGACTAGCTAACGAAGCCCGGCAAGACCGGCACCGGCTTCTGCTGATCATCGACGGCGACGAAACTGAAACTACCGCTGATCGCCCGCTCGCGCCCCTCCTGATACAGCCCCTCGACGAACACCTCGACCTCCACCTTGAGGCTGGTGTTGCCCACCTTGATCACCCGCCCGACCAACTCGACGATGGAGCCGGCCGGTATCGCATGCTTGAAATCGATGCGATCACTGGACACCGTCACCAACGGCAAACGACAGAAACGCGTGGCAGCGATGAACGACACTTCGTCCATCCAGGCCAGCGCGGTGCCGCCGAAGAGGGTGTTGTGATGATTGGTGGTCGGCGGAAACACCGCCTTGGTCACGCGGGTTTCCGACAGCGCGATGCGCCGCTGAATCTCTTGCTCTCTTGGGGTCATGCCATTACCACTGATGATTACTGGAGGCCAGAAACGACAAAAGCAGCCCTTAGGCTGCTTTTGTCAGAGAAGCGTCCGAACTTAGGACAGCTTTTCCTTGATGCGCGCGGCTTTGCCGGACAGATCGCGCAGGTAGTACAGCTTGGCTTTGCGCACGTCACCGCGACGCTTGACTGCCAGGCTGTCGACCAGCGGGCTGTAGGTCTGGAAGGTACGCTCAACGCCAACACCGCTGGAGATCTTGCGCACGGTGAAGGCGCTGTTCAGGCCGCGGTTACGCTTGGCGATAACGACGCCTTCGAAGGCCTGCAGACGCTGACGGTCGCCTTCCTTTACTTTCACTTGTACGACTACGGTGTCGCCCGGGGCGAAAGTCGGGATTTCTTTGTTCATCTGCTCAGCTTCGAGCATCTGGATAATCTTGTTGGTCATGCTGCGCTCCTAAGACAAGCCTCCCGGCCCATCATCGATACGTTAACTATCGTCCCGCTGGCGGATGTATTCCTCCAGCAGCTTCTTCTCTTCTCCAGAAAGCGAGCGGCTATCCAGAAGATCAGCGCGACGTTCCCAGGTCCGACCAAGGGACTGCTGCAAACGCCAGCGCCGGATGTGTTCGTGGTTGCCACTAAGCAACACTTCGGGAACACGTTTATCCGCATACACCTCCGGGCGGGTGTAGTGCGGGCAGTCGAGCAGGCCATCCGTAAAGGAGTCCTCCTCGGCCGAATCGGCATGACCCAATGCACCAGGCAAAAGGCGCGTCACCGCATCGATCAGCACCATGGCCGGCAGCTCACCGCCGGACAGGACGTAGTCACCAATCGACCATTCCTCATCGACATGCGTTTCGATGAAACGCTCGTCGATGCCTTCATAACGACCAGCAATCAGGATCAATGCATCCTCCTGTGCCAGCTCGCGGACCGCCGCCTGATTCAGGCTGCGCCCCTGCGGCGAGAGGTAGATCACCTTCGCCGTCTCTCCCGCGGCTTGCTTGGCACTGGCCAAGGCATCCTCGAGAGGCTTGATCTTCATCACCATCCCCGGACCACCGCCGAAGGGGCGGTCATCCACCGTGTGGTGACGATCGGTCGTGTAGTCTCGCGGATTCCAGCAATTGAGCTTGAGCAGCTCCTGCTTGACCGCACGACTGGTGATGCCGTACTCGCCGATGGCGGCAAACATTTCCGGAAACAGGGTGATGACTTCTACGCGCATGAGCCTTAGAAATCCGCATCCCAGTCGACCCGCATCTCGCCAGCTGCCAGGTCGATCGAAAGCACGCACTGCCCGGTGTAGGGCAACAGACGCTCGCGATCATCCAGACTGCCCGCGCAGGGCTTGACCACCATCACATCGTTGGCACCGGTTTCGAACAAGTGGTCGACCACACCGAGCAGTTGCTCTGCCTGATCAATGACCTTCAAGCCCTGTAACTGGTACCAATAGAACTCGCCATCTTCCAGCTCCGGCAGCTCGCTACGCGGCACGCAAATCTCAAAACCGGCGTAAGTACGCGCGATTTCTCGATCATCCAGACCTTTCAACTTGGCTACCAGCACCTTGCCCTGAAGGCGGCCGCTGGCCAGTTCCACTTTCTTTACCTCACCGTCACGCTTGAGCGTCCAGTTGCGGTAATCGAGCACGTTATCGATGGGATCGGTAAAGGAGTACACCTTCACTTCACCCTTGACGCCGTGCACCGAAACAATCTTGCCGAGAACGATCAGATCCTCGGCGACGGCCGGCGTCGTACTCATAAAGATGCTTAGGCAGCAGCCTTGGCAGCTTCCTTGAGCAGCTGAGCAACACGCTCAGACGGCTGAGCGCCCTGGCCCAGCCAGTAGGTCGCACGCTCTTGGTCGACGGAAAGACGCACTTCGCCACCAGCAGCGATCGGGTTGAAGAAACCGATACGCTCAACGAAACGACCATCGCGCGCATTGCGGCTGTTGGTCACGGTCAGGTGGTAGAAGGGGCGCTTTTTGGAGCCGCCACGAGCAAGACGGATGGTTACCATGTGAACATCGTTCCTATAGTCGGTGCTAACTTGAGGCACACATTAAAAATGGGCCTAGGCCCGAAAGGCCGCATATTTTAAGGATTATGCGGCGGTTTGCAAATCTCTTTTTCCGGACGGCCATCGGCCGGGGTACAGGCCTCAGAATTTCGGCATTCCGCCGGCACCTGGAAGCATGCCACCCATGCCGCGCATCATCTTGGCCATACCGCCCTTGGCGGTGAATTTCTTCATCATCTTCTGCATCTGCTTGTGCTGCTTGATCAAGCGACCGATGTCCTGCACCTGGGTACCGGAGCCCATAGCGATGCGGCGCTTGCGCGAGCCGCTGATGATGTCCGGATCGCGGCGCTCGGCCGGCGTCATCGAGTTGATGATCGCCTCCATCTGCTTGAACTGCTTCTCGGCTGCGCCCTGGGCGCTGCCCATCTGCGACAGGTTGACGCCACCGATGGACGGCAGCTTGTCCATCAGGCCGCCGAGGCCGCCCATGTTCTTCATCTGCTGCAGCTGATCACGGAAGTCTTCGAGATCGAAGCCCTTGCCCTTCTTCAGCTTCTTGGTGAGTTTCTCGGCCTTCTCGCGATCGAGGGTCTGCTCGGCCTGCTCGATCAGGCTGAGCACGTCACCCATGCCGAGAATGCGCGAGGCGATACGGTCCGGGTGGAAGGGCTCGAGCGCGTCGCTCTTCTCGCCCATACCGATGAACTTGATCGGCTTGCCGGTGATATGGCGCACGGACAAGGCAGCGCCACCACGCGCATCGCCGTCGACCTTGGTCAGCACTACACCGGTCAGCGGCAACGCTTCGCCGAACGCCTTGGCGGTGTTGGCGGCGTCCTGGCCGGTCATGGCGTCGACCACGAACAGCGTTTCGACCGGCTTGACAGCTGCGTGCAGCGCCTGGATCTCGGCCATCATCTCGGCATCAACGGCCAGGCGACCGGCGGTATCGAGGATGACCACATCGATGAATTTCAGCTTGGCTTCACGAATCGCTGCGTTGGCGATATCCACCGGCTTCTGGCTGGCATCGGAGGGGAAGAATGTCACCCCGAGATCTCCCGCCAGGGTTTCCAACTGCTTGATCGCCGCCGGGCGATAGACGTCAGCCGAGACCAGCAACACCGACTTCTTCTTGCGCTCCTTGAGGAACTTGGCCAGCTTGCCGGCGGTGGTGGTCTTGCCCGCACCCTGCAGGCCGGCCATCAGTACCACGGCAGGCGGGGCTGCATTGAGCGCCAGGTCTTCATTGGCAGCGCCCATCAGCTCTTCCAGCTCGGCGCGGACGATCTTCACGAAAGCCTGCCCCGGCGTCAGGCTCTTGGAGACTTCGGTACCAACGGCGCGATCCTTGACCTTGCCGACGAAGTCCTTGACCACCGGCAGAGCCACGTCGGCCTCGAGCAGGGCCATGCGCACTTCGCGCAGCGTATCCTTGATGTTGTCTTCGGTCAGCTTGGCCTTGCCCGTGACATTACGCAGCGTCTGGGACAGGCGATCGGTAAGATTTTCGAACATGCGCGTTCCTTCGATAGGGGCGACCCGGCGCGCCGGGTGTGCGACAGGCGGCGGATTATAGCGAAGTCGCCGAGCTGCCGACACCGCCGGCGGTCTTTCGTGCTGACGCCCTTCTGTGCCACACTCAGCGCCTTTCGGGCCCGCCTTACACGGATTTATGCACCCTCTGTTGCCCAGCCTCGCCGCCGCACTCCTCTACGCTGGCGCCGCCGCTTACCAAGGACTGCGCCTTACGCAGCGCAGCATCCCCGACAAACGCCTGCTGGCGTCGCTTGGTGCGCTCGCCTTGTGCCTGCATGTCGTCAGCCTGTTCTTCCAGCTGTATGACGTACACGGCCTCAACCTGGACTTTTTCAATGCGGCCAGCCTGATCGCCTGCGCGGTCATCGGCCTGATTCTGCTGGCCTGCCTGCGCATACCGGTGGAAAACCTGCTGCTACTCCTGTTCCCGCTCGGCACGCTGACCGTACTGGCAGCGCAGTTCATGCCCAGCGGCACCATCAATCCGATCAACGAGCACCCTGGCATCCTCGCCCACATCCTGTTCTCGATCCTGGCCTACGGCATGCTCACCATCGCCGTGTTCCAGTCGATCCTGTTGCTGCTGCAGGACCATCAGCTCAAGCACAAGCACCCGTCCGGGCTGATTCGCAACTTTCCACCGCTGCAGACCATGGAGAGTCTGCTGTTCGGTTTCCTCTTCGCCGGCTGGCTGCTCTTGTCGTTGTCGCTGCTGTCCGGCGCGCTGTACATCGACGACCTGTTCGCTCAGCACCTGGCACACAAGACCATTCTTTCCTGCTTCGCCTGGGTGGTTTTCGCTGTGCTGCTGTGGGGGCGCCACCAGCTCGGCTGGCGCGGCCACAAGGCCATTCGCTGGACCCTCGTCGGGTTCTGCCTGCTGATGCTGGCCTATTTCGGCAGCAAGCTGGTACGCGAATTCATCCTGCACATCTGAGGCAGACCTCGTGGACGACCTACATTCGAGCTACCTGCTCGGCCTGCTGATTTTCCTCATTCTCTGCTCGGCGTTCTTCTCCAGCTCCGAGACCGGCATGCTCAGCCTCAACCGCTACCGGCTCAAACACCTGGCCAAGGAAGGGCACAGCGGCGCCAAGCGCGTCATTCGCCTGCTGGATCGCCCGGATCGCCTGCTCGGCACCATCCTGGTCGGCAACAACGTGGTCAACATCCTCGCCGCCTCCATCGCCACGGTGCTGGCGGTGGACATGTGGGGTGAAGCCGGTATCGCCATTGCCACGGCAGGCCTGACCATCATCGTGCTGATCTTCGGTGAAATCACGCCCAAGACCCTGGCTGCACTGCGCCCGGAACTGGTGGCCTTCCCCGCCAGTCGCCTGCTCAGCCTGCTGCTGCGCGTACTCTACCCGGTGGTGTGGCTGACCAGCGTGATCAGCAACGGTCTGCTGCGCCTGTTCGGCATCGACCCGGCGCAACGCGCCAGCGACAGTCTTTCCACCGAGGAACTGCGCAGCGTGGTGCGTGAGTCCGGCTCGGAACTGCCGACGAACCGCCAGAGCATGCTGCTGAGCATCCTCGACCTCGAACGGGTGACGGTGGACGACATCATGATCCCGCGCAACGAGGTGGCCGGCATCGACCTGGACGACGACCTGGAGAGCATCGTCGACCAGCTGCGCACCACCCCGCACACCCGCCTGCCGGTGTTTCGTGGCGACATCAATCAGATCGAAGGCGTGGTGCACATGCGCCAGATCGCCCGCCTGCTGAGCCACAACCAGCTGACCAAGGAGTCGTTGCTGGCAGCCTGCAACGAGCCTTATTTCATCCCGGAAAACACCCCCCTGGCGACCCAGCTGATCAACTTCCAGAAGCACAAGCGGCGCATCGGCATCGTCGTCGACGAATATGGCGACGTGATCGGTATCGTCACTCTGGAAGACATCCTCGAAGAGATCGTCGGCGACTTCAGCAACCAGGACATCCTGCGCAGCCCCGATATCCACCCGCAGGAAGATGGCACCTTGGTCATCGACGGCGCCGCCTACATTCGCGAAGTGAACAAGACACTCGGCTGGCATCTGCCCAGCGACGGCCCCAAGACCCTCAACGGCCTGATCACCGAAGCCCTGGAGAGCATTCCGGACAGCAGCGTTTGCCTGAAGATCGGCCCCTACCGTCTGGAGATTCTCCAGGCAGCGGAAAACCGGGTGAAGAGCGTGCGCGTCTGGCAGGTGGCAAAGGTCAAAGCGGACGAAGCAGCTCCGGAGTGAGGCGTTCGGCCAGGCCTGCAGCCCATTGCCGATAGCCCAATGCCGACGGGTGATAGCCATCCTCGGCCAGATAATGCGCCTCGAACGGCAGGTCCAGCACGCAGTGCAGCACGCCCAGCCGCTGCGCCAGGCCCTGCAACTCACGATCCAGCAAGCTGGCCCGCCAGCCCATCAACTGCCGCAACAACCACGGCAAGGCGCTGAAATGCTGCAACGGCGGCACGCCGCTAAACACCACGCGACAGCCCCGCTCGCCCAATACATCTGCCATCGCGGCGAGCGCCTGCAGCCAGCGCTTGCTCGGCGTGAGGTGCGTGGTGTCATTGACGCCGAATACCAGCAGCGCCAGGTCGGCCGGCTCCGCCAATGCCAGCGGCAACAGGCGTTCATGCGCCTCGGAGGCGGTGATGCCATTCTCGCCACAGGCGCGCCAGCGTACCGGCCGCCCCAGGCGCTCGGCCAGGGCCACTGCCAGACAATTCGCCAGGGACTGATCGAAGTGCGCGACACCAACGCCCGCCACGGTCGACTCACCGATCAGCAGCAGGCGTAACGGCTCACCCGGTAAATGCGCGGCAGCGGTGCCGCTTGGCTCGCCCTGCGCAACCGGCAGACGCAATGCCGTGCGCCGGGTATGCAGGGCCAGAGGCAGCGCCAATGGCAGCAGTGGCACAGTCGCCAGCCACCACAGCGCATGCCGACTCACAACTGGACGAGAACCGCTTGCGCGCTGCGCAGCGCCTTGGCGCGAGCAGCCTCGATGGACTCGTCACGCGCCAGCGCCACGCCCATGCGGCGCTGGCCTTTGACTTCGGGTTTGCCGAACAGGCGCAGCGCCGTGTCTTGCTCGCTCAGCGCGGCGCCGAGGTTGGCGAAGCTGGCCTGCTGTGAATCGCCCTCCAC
This region includes:
- a CDS encoding acyl-CoA thioesterase; translation: MTPREQEIQRRIALSETRVTKAVFPPTTNHHNTLFGGTALAWMDEVSFIAATRFCRLPLVTVSSDRIDFKHAIPAGSIVELVGRVIKVGNTSLKVEVEVFVEGLYQEGRERAISGSFSFVAVDDQQKPVPVLPGFVS
- the trmD gene encoding tRNA (guanosine(37)-N1)-methyltransferase TrmD codes for the protein MRVEVITLFPEMFAAIGEYGITSRAVKQELLKLNCWNPRDYTTDRHHTVDDRPFGGGPGMVMKIKPLEDALASAKQAAGETAKVIYLSPQGRSLNQAAVRELAQEDALILIAGRYEGIDERFIETHVDEEWSIGDYVLSGGELPAMVLIDAVTRLLPGALGHADSAEEDSFTDGLLDCPHYTRPEVYADKRVPEVLLSGNHEHIRRWRLQQSLGRTWERRADLLDSRSLSGEEKKLLEEYIRQRDDS
- a CDS encoding organic hydroperoxide resistance protein; the protein is MTIENVLYRATAEAFGGREGRAVSSDGILDIALSTPKELGGAGGNGTNPEQLFAAGYSACFLGALKFVAARDKLSIPADTFIEGTVGIGAIPTGFDIEVELRISLPGLTQEAAQTLVDRAHIVCPYSNATRGNIDVTLTIV
- a CDS encoding thioredoxin fold domain-containing protein, which translates into the protein MSLTRISIALALALGSSVTLAADPDQVIRQTLKSLDGSLPIEAIAESPMPGVYQVQLEGGRQLYTSADGQFLIQGYLFQVKDGKAVNLTEIEESRAVAKQINAIPAKEMVVFAPKAPKTHITVFTDTDCGYCQKLHSEVPELNRLGVEVRYVAFPRQGLNSPAAKELVSVWCAKDQQDAMNRAKARQGVADASCDNPVAKQYQLGQMIGVNGTPAIVLANGKMIPGYQPAPQLAKIALESND
- a CDS encoding homoserine dehydrogenase; translated protein: MKPVKVGICGLGTVGGGTLNVLKRNAEEITRRAGRGIEIAQIAIRSPKPQYDTTGIAMTSDVFELVNNPEIDIVIELIGGYTLAKELVLKAIDNGKHVVTANKALIAVHGNEIFAKAREKGVIVAFEAAVAGGIPVIKAIREGLSANRINWLAGIINGTGNFILTEMREKGRAFEDVLKEAQALGYAEADPTFDVEGIDAAHKLTILASIAFGIPLQFDKAYTEGITKLTTVDVNYAEALGYRIKHLGVARRTDAGIELRVHPTLIPADRLIANVNGVMNAVMVNGDAVGSTLYYGAGAGMEPTASAVVADLVDVVRALTTDPTNRVPHLAFQPDSLSDHPILPIEECESAYYLRIQAKDHPGVLAQVASILSERGINIESIMQKEVEEQDGLVPMILVTHRVVEARIIEAIAAMEALDGVTSPVVRLRVEQLN
- a CDS encoding DUF2790 domain-containing protein, translated to MKTRTLFATALTALALSASLTTLAHSAEATPYRYGQNLDIAKVISIDEPNSSQCEVVTATMTYRNSAGDVEVLDYKQLSSACASQS
- the rimM gene encoding ribosome maturation factor RimM (Essential for efficient processing of 16S rRNA), with amino-acid sequence MSTTPAVAEDLIVLGKIVSVHGVKGEVKVYSFTDPIDNVLDYRNWTLKRDGEVKKVELASGRLQGKVLVAKLKGLDDREIARTYAGFEICVPRSELPELEDGEFYWYQLQGLKVIDQAEQLLGVVDHLFETGANDVMVVKPCAGSLDDRERLLPYTGQCVLSIDLAAGEMRVDWDADF
- the thrC gene encoding threonine synthase; translated protein: MRYISTRGQAPALNFEDVLLAGLASDGGLYVPENLPRFTVEEIASWAGLPYHELAFRVMRPFVAGSIADADFKKILEETYGVFEHNAVAPLRQLNGNEWVLELFHGPTLAFKDFALQLLGRLLDHVLAKRGERVVIMGATSGDTGSAAIEGCKACDNVDIFIMHPHNRVSEVQRRQMTTILGENIHNIAIEGNFDDCQEMVKASFADQGFLKGTRLVAVNSINWARIMAQIVYYFHAALQLGAPARSIAFSVPTGNFGDIFAGYLARNMGLPVSQLIVATNRNDILHRFMSGNQYVKETLHATLSPSMDIMVSSNFERLLFDLHGRNGAAIASLMDSFKQGGGFSVDEDRWTEARKLFDSLAVSDEQTCETITEVYKECGELLDPHTAIGVRAARECRRSLATPMVVLGTAHPVKFPEAVEKAGIDAVPALPAHLTDLFQREERCTVLANDLKTVQQFVAAHGNRGKPL
- the rplS gene encoding 50S ribosomal protein L19 is translated as MTNKIIQMLEAEQMNKEIPTFAPGDTVVVQVKVKEGDRQRLQAFEGVVIAKRNRGLNSAFTVRKISSGVGVERTFQTYSPLVDSLAVKRRGDVRKAKLYYLRDLSGKAARIKEKLS
- the rpsP gene encoding 30S ribosomal protein S16, producing the protein MVTIRLARGGSKKRPFYHLTVTNSRNARDGRFVERIGFFNPIAAGGEVRLSVDQERATYWLGQGAQPSERVAQLLKEAAKAAA
- the xerD gene encoding site-specific tyrosine recombinase XerD, encoding MPALTHPLIERFLEALWLEKGLSAHTQAAYRSDLEHFNAWLDGRGLALQHVGREAILDHLAWRLEQGYQARSTARFLSGVRGFYRFLLRETLISEDPTLQIELPQIGRPLPKSLSEADVEALLQAPDLDDPIGLRDRAMLEVLYACGLRVSELVGLTLEQVNLRQGVLRVFGKGSKERLVPLGEEAIAWIERYMREARPLLLGGKPSDVLFPSLRGEQMTRQTFWHRIKHQAQVAGISKALSPHTLRHAFATHLLNHGADLRVVQMLLGHSDLSTTQIYTHIARARLQELHAQHHPRG